A window from Roseomonas marmotae encodes these proteins:
- a CDS encoding IS1595 family transposase — MSVLSAPYFHDADAARVELERTLWANGPVCPRCGGKERITGVKGGRAGLRRCGPCKRQFTVTVGTVFESSHVPLNLWLQAVYLMCSSKKGISAHQIMRVLDVQYKTAWFMAHRIREAMTAGSLPPIGGDSATVEVDETFIGTKYQKPMNARGYAHKNAVLTLVERGGAARSFHVDGTAAKDLLPIIRAHVKPGTAIMTDEAGQYVTLRSDFPAHEVVKHGKGEYVRGAAHTNTVEGFYSVFKRGMKGVYQHCAEKHLQRYVAEFDFRYNNRVALGIDDAGRINRALGGIVGKRLTYRDSSLAEGAGRRR, encoded by the coding sequence GTGTCCGTCCTGTCCGCCCCCTACTTCCACGATGCCGACGCCGCCCGGGTGGAGCTTGAGCGCACCCTTTGGGCCAATGGCCCGGTTTGCCCGCGTTGCGGCGGCAAGGAGCGGATCACGGGCGTCAAGGGGGGCCGCGCCGGCCTTCGCCGATGCGGCCCGTGCAAGCGTCAGTTCACGGTCACGGTGGGCACGGTCTTTGAGTCCAGCCATGTTCCGCTGAACCTGTGGCTGCAAGCTGTCTATCTAATGTGCAGCAGCAAGAAGGGTATCAGCGCGCACCAGATCATGCGGGTGCTGGACGTGCAGTACAAGACGGCTTGGTTCATGGCACATCGCATCCGCGAGGCCATGACGGCCGGCAGCCTGCCGCCGATCGGCGGCGACAGCGCGACGGTCGAAGTGGACGAGACTTTCATCGGCACGAAGTATCAGAAGCCGATGAACGCCCGTGGCTACGCGCACAAGAATGCCGTGCTGACGCTGGTTGAGCGCGGCGGCGCTGCGCGCTCCTTCCACGTGGATGGCACCGCCGCAAAGGATCTGCTGCCGATCATCCGCGCGCATGTGAAGCCCGGCACAGCCATCATGACGGATGAAGCCGGCCAGTACGTGACGCTCCGCAGCGACTTCCCGGCCCATGAGGTCGTTAAGCACGGCAAGGGCGAGTACGTGCGCGGTGCCGCGCACACCAACACAGTCGAAGGCTTCTACAGCGTGTTCAAGCGCGGAATGAAGGGCGTCTACCAGCACTGCGCTGAGAAGCATCTTCAACGCTACGTTGCGGAGTTTGATTTTCGGTACAACAATCGCGTCGCGCTTGGTATTGATGATGCCGGTCGGATCAACCGCGCGTTGGGTGGAATTGTAGGGAAGCGGTTGACCTACCGGGACTCGTCCTTGGCCGAAGGCGCCGGGAGGCGGCGGTGA